A stretch of the Muntiacus reevesi chromosome 8, mMunRee1.1, whole genome shotgun sequence genome encodes the following:
- the ARL14 gene encoding ADP-ribosylation factor-like protein 14, with protein sequence MGLLNSKKPKAKQARILLLGLESAGKSTLLYKLKLDKNIVTMPTVGFNVEMLELAKGVSLTVWDVGGQEKMRTMWDLYCENTDGLVYVVDSTDTQRLEDSRQAFEHILKNEHIKNVPVVLLANKQDVPGALSAKDITRMFKVKQLCSDRNWYVQACCALTGDGLMEGFQKLTGFLKSRMKSRGDALAFFKQH encoded by the coding sequence ATGGGTCTGTTGAATTCTAAAAAGCCCAAAGCCAAGCAAGCCCGAATTCTGCTTCTGGGACTTGAGTCTGCTGGGAAGTCTACGCTCCTTTACAAATTGAAGCTTGATAAGAATATTGTGACTATGCCAACAGTAGGTTTCAACGTGGAGATGCTTGAGTTGGCAAAGGGTGTCTCGCTCACAGTCTGGGACGTTGGAGGACAAGAGAAAATGAGAACCATGTGGGACCTCTACTGTGAAAACACTGATGGGCTAGTGTATGTTGTGGACAGTACGGACACACAGCGACTGGAAGACTCCAGGCAAGCGTTTGAACACATCTTGAAGAATGAGCATATTAAAAATGTGCCTGTGGTCTTGTTAGCCAACAAACAAGATGTGCCTGGAGCTCTAAGTGCCAAGGACATCACCAGGATGTTCAAAGTGAAGCAACTCTGCAGCGACCGGAACTGGTACGTGCAGGCCTGCTGTGCCCTCACTGGGGACGGGCTAATGGAGGGGTTCCAGAAGTTAACTGGATTTTTGAAAAGCCGCATGAAATCAAGAGGAGATGCTTTAGCATTCTTCAAGCAGCACTGA